The following are encoded in a window of Pseudomonas sp. JQ170C genomic DNA:
- a CDS encoding DUF1302 domain-containing protein, giving the protein MNLTRMRGARAPHLLAVAVALAVQSQANAKDFSIGEIEGSFDSSLSIGASWAVRGPDPDFISNFNSQGTRGNASSRTNDDNRLNFKKGETFSKIFKGVHDLELKYGQSGVFVRGKYWYDFELKDESRLFYDIDDSGRDRAAKSSGAMFLDSFVYHNYNLGSLPGNVRVGKQVVSWGESTFIGNSINSINPIDVAALRRPGAEVKEGLIPVNMFYLSQGLTDSLTAEMFYQIEWESSVIDNCGTFFGNDVTPQGCNDRVVLAGLDLPPGVANNTGTPGVTDDAYVPRTKTRDARDSGQYGLALRWYVPELNETEFGFYAMNYHSRNPSLDFTRATNASNAVAAIRTASYNVVYPEDVRLYGVSFATNVDGTSLGGEISYRPNMPLNLNGADLNLAALGNAASPLFQSGNSVNVAGADIDGYKRMPVLQAQVSATHFFDQVMGSDRLTLVGEVGYNHINGLGSSDGSDLRFGRNTVFGAGELVNQAVCVGANQPVPGQPGVTAPSNPQQECNSHGFYTSSSWGYRLRGKFDYPNVIAGINLSPNIAWSHDVDGVGPNFEEGTKAVSLGLDAEYLNTYTASLSYTDYFGGKWNTNTDRDYVALSFGVNF; this is encoded by the coding sequence ATGAACCTGACGAGAATGCGTGGAGCCCGCGCTCCGCACCTGTTGGCCGTCGCCGTTGCCCTTGCCGTGCAGTCCCAGGCCAATGCCAAGGACTTCAGCATTGGCGAAATCGAAGGCAGTTTCGATTCATCGCTGTCCATCGGCGCCAGCTGGGCCGTGCGCGGCCCGGACCCGGATTTCATCTCCAACTTCAACTCGCAAGGGACCCGCGGCAACGCGTCCTCGCGTACCAACGACGACAACCGCCTGAACTTCAAGAAGGGCGAGACCTTCTCGAAGATCTTCAAGGGCGTGCACGACCTGGAACTCAAATACGGACAGAGCGGCGTGTTTGTGCGCGGCAAGTACTGGTACGACTTCGAGCTCAAGGATGAAAGCCGGCTGTTCTACGACATCGACGACAGCGGCCGTGACCGTGCCGCCAAGTCGTCGGGGGCGATGTTTCTCGACAGTTTCGTCTACCACAACTACAACCTGGGCTCGCTGCCGGGCAACGTGCGGGTCGGCAAGCAGGTGGTGAGTTGGGGCGAGAGCACCTTCATCGGCAACTCGATCAACAGCATCAACCCCATCGACGTCGCCGCCTTGCGCCGCCCGGGCGCCGAGGTCAAGGAAGGCCTGATCCCGGTCAACATGTTCTACCTGTCCCAGGGCCTGACCGACAGCCTGACCGCCGAGATGTTCTACCAGATCGAATGGGAGAGCTCGGTGATCGACAACTGCGGCACCTTCTTCGGCAACGACGTCACCCCCCAGGGCTGCAACGATCGTGTCGTACTGGCCGGCCTAGACCTGCCGCCGGGCGTGGCCAACAACACCGGCACCCCGGGGGTGACCGACGATGCCTACGTTCCGCGCACCAAGACCCGCGACGCCCGCGACAGCGGCCAGTACGGCCTGGCGCTGCGCTGGTACGTACCGGAGCTGAACGAAACCGAGTTCGGCTTCTATGCCATGAACTACCACAGCCGCAACCCGAGCCTGGACTTCACCCGCGCCACCAACGCCAGCAACGCGGTCGCCGCCATCCGCACCGCCAGCTACAACGTGGTCTACCCCGAAGACGTGCGCCTGTACGGCGTGAGCTTCGCCACCAACGTCGACGGCACCTCGCTGGGTGGTGAGATCAGCTACCGGCCGAACATGCCGCTGAACCTCAACGGCGCCGACCTCAACCTGGCGGCGCTGGGCAATGCGGCCTCGCCGCTGTTCCAGAGCGGCAATTCGGTGAACGTTGCCGGTGCCGACATCGACGGCTACAAGCGCATGCCGGTGCTGCAGGCGCAGGTCAGCGCCACGCACTTCTTCGACCAGGTGATGGGCAGCGACCGCCTGACCCTGGTGGGCGAGGTGGGCTACAACCACATCAACGGCCTGGGCTCGAGCGACGGCAGCGACCTGCGCTTTGGCCGCAACACCGTGTTTGGCGCCGGTGAACTGGTGAACCAGGCAGTGTGCGTGGGCGCCAACCAGCCCGTGCCGGGCCAGCCGGGCGTGACGGCGCCGAGCAACCCACAGCAGGAATGCAACAGCCACGGCTTCTACACCAGCAGCTCCTGGGGCTACCGCCTGCGTGGCAAGTTCGACTACCCCAACGTGATCGCCGGCATCAACCTGTCACCCAACATCGCCTGGTCCCATGACGTGGACGGTGTCGGCCCCAACTTCGAGGAAGGCACCAAGGCCGTGAGCCTGGGGCTGGATGCCGAGTACCTGAACACTTACACCGCCAGCCTGAGTTACACCGACTACTTCGGCGGCAAGTGGAACACCAACACTGATCGCGACTACGTCGCCCTCAGCTTCGGCGTGAACTTCTGA
- a CDS encoding DUF1329 domain-containing protein, translated as MKPARLLLTACTLSLSLVAASVMAAVSPEEAAKLGTSLTPVGAEKAGNADGSIPAWTGGLKADAAPVQNGFMGNPYASEKPLFVITAATAEQYKDKLTPGQQALFKRYPDTYKMPVYQTQRSAVLPQTAYDAAKKSAVTTEAINDGYSLKNFEQIHYFAFPIPKNGLEVVWNHLTRYRGHSYINSQVQATPQVNGSFTPVQIEMASGFPWLMADAKSKDINNILFFVKQTVTAPARMAGNVTLIHETLDQVAEPRMAWAYNAGQRRVRRAPQVAYDGPGTAADGLRTADNSDMYNGAPDRYDWKLVGKKEIYIPYNSYKLQSPSLKYDEIIKPGHINQDLTRYELHRVWEVVGTLKSGSRHIYAKRHMFFDEDTWTAVEVDHYDGRGQLWRVSEGHSYTDYVQKLTAFAAVGTYDLIAGRYVVSNLGNENKAGINYAYQPSVNDFTPAALRNAGIR; from the coding sequence ATGAAACCTGCACGTCTTCTGCTCACCGCCTGCACCCTGTCGCTGTCCCTGGTGGCCGCGAGCGTAATGGCCGCCGTTTCCCCGGAAGAAGCGGCCAAGCTTGGCACCAGCCTCACCCCGGTAGGCGCGGAAAAAGCCGGCAACGCCGATGGCAGCATCCCGGCCTGGACCGGCGGCCTCAAGGCCGACGCCGCCCCGGTGCAAAACGGCTTCATGGGTAACCCCTACGCCAGTGAAAAGCCGCTGTTCGTCATCACCGCCGCCACCGCCGAGCAGTACAAGGACAAGCTGACCCCGGGCCAGCAAGCCTTGTTCAAACGCTACCCCGACACCTACAAGATGCCGGTGTACCAGACCCAGCGCAGCGCGGTGCTGCCGCAAACGGCCTATGACGCGGCGAAAAAAAGCGCGGTGACCACCGAAGCGATCAACGACGGCTATTCGCTGAAAAACTTTGAACAGATCCATTACTTTGCCTTCCCGATCCCCAAGAACGGCCTGGAAGTGGTGTGGAACCACCTGACCCGCTACCGCGGCCATAGCTACATCAACTCCCAGGTCCAGGCCACGCCGCAGGTCAACGGCAGCTTCACCCCGGTGCAGATCGAAATGGCCAGTGGGTTCCCCTGGCTGATGGCCGATGCCAAGTCCAAGGACATCAACAACATCCTGTTCTTCGTCAAGCAGACCGTGACCGCACCGGCGCGCATGGCCGGTAACGTCACCCTGATCCACGAAACCCTCGACCAGGTTGCCGAGCCGCGCATGGCCTGGGCCTACAACGCCGGGCAGCGCCGGGTTCGCCGTGCACCGCAAGTGGCCTACGACGGCCCGGGTACCGCAGCCGACGGCCTGCGCACCGCCGACAACTCTGACATGTACAACGGCGCGCCGGACCGTTACGACTGGAAACTGGTGGGCAAGAAGGAAATCTACATTCCCTACAACAGCTACAAGCTGCAGTCGCCGTCGCTCAAGTATGACGAGATCATCAAGCCAGGCCACATCAACCAGGACCTGACCCGCTACGAGCTGCACCGGGTGTGGGAAGTGGTGGGCACGCTCAAGTCCGGCTCGCGGCACATCTATGCCAAGCGCCACATGTTCTTTGACGAAGACACCTGGACCGCTGTCGAAGTTGACCACTACGACGGCCGCGGCCAACTGTGGCGGGTCAGTGAAGGGCACAGCTACACCGACTACGTACAGAAGCTGACCGCCTTTGCTGCCGTGGGTACCTATGACCTGATTGCCGGGCGCTACGTGGTGTCGAACCTGGGCAACGAGAACAAGGCCGGCATCAACTATGCCTACCAGCCGAGCGTCAACGATTTCACCCCGGCAGCGCTGCGCAACGCCGGTATCCGCTAG
- a CDS encoding lipid-transfer protein has product MSQKPYVVGVGMIPFVKPGTSGTYIEMGAQAIRLALQDAGLDFGLVQQAYAGYVYGDSTSGQAALYEVGMSGIAVVNVNNNCSTGSSALFLARQAVESGAVDCALAFGFEQMQPGALKSVWTDRPGATSHKTGPVIEELTADVGDMPSALRMFGGAGREHMHTYGTQMSTFAAIRAKASRHASNNPLALFRKVVTTEDVMNDQVIWPGVMTRLMACPPTCGAAAAIICSEAFAKKHGLNTDVVILAQALTTDTPICFESKSMIEVVGFNMAQRAAQAVYEKAGVDPLDIRVVELHDCFAHNELLTYESLGLCPVGGAERFVLDGDNSYGGQVVTNPSGGLLSKGHPLGATGLAQCYELTHQLRGTADKRQVEGTSLALQHNLGLGGACVVTLYGRG; this is encoded by the coding sequence ATGTCGCAAAAACCTTATGTCGTGGGCGTGGGGATGATCCCGTTCGTCAAGCCGGGCACCAGCGGTACCTACATCGAGATGGGTGCGCAGGCCATTCGCCTGGCGCTGCAAGACGCCGGCCTGGACTTCGGCCTGGTGCAACAGGCCTATGCCGGTTATGTGTACGGTGACTCCACCAGCGGCCAGGCGGCGCTGTATGAAGTGGGCATGAGCGGCATTGCGGTGGTCAACGTCAACAACAACTGCTCCACCGGCTCCAGCGCCCTGTTCCTGGCGCGCCAGGCGGTGGAGAGCGGGGCGGTGGACTGCGCCCTGGCCTTCGGTTTCGAGCAGATGCAGCCCGGTGCGCTGAAATCGGTGTGGACTGATCGCCCGGGTGCCACTTCGCACAAGACCGGGCCGGTGATCGAGGAACTGACCGCCGATGTGGGCGATATGCCCAGTGCCTTGCGCATGTTCGGCGGTGCCGGGCGTGAGCATATGCACACATACGGCACGCAGATGAGCACCTTCGCGGCCATTCGCGCCAAGGCCAGCCGCCATGCGTCCAACAACCCGCTGGCCTTGTTCCGCAAGGTCGTCACCACCGAAGACGTGATGAACGACCAGGTGATCTGGCCGGGCGTCATGACCCGTCTGATGGCCTGCCCACCGACGTGCGGCGCGGCGGCGGCGATCATCTGCTCCGAAGCCTTTGCCAAGAAGCATGGCCTGAACACCGATGTGGTGATCCTGGCCCAGGCTTTGACCACCGATACACCGATTTGCTTTGAGAGCAAGTCAATGATCGAAGTGGTCGGTTTCAACATGGCGCAGCGGGCGGCCCAGGCGGTCTACGAGAAGGCCGGTGTGGATCCGCTGGACATCCGTGTGGTGGAACTGCACGACTGCTTCGCCCACAACGAACTGCTGACCTACGAATCGCTGGGGCTGTGTCCGGTGGGTGGGGCCGAGCGCTTTGTGCTCGATGGTGACAACAGCTATGGCGGGCAAGTGGTGACCAACCCGTCGGGTGGTTTGTTGTCGAAGGGGCATCCGCTGGGGGCTACGGGGCTTGCGCAATGTTATGAGCTGACGCATCAGCTGCGCGGCACTGCTGACAAACGTCAGGTGGAAGGTACCAGCCTTGCACTGCAGCACAACCTGGGTCTGGGTGGTGCGTGTGTGGTGACGTTGTACGGACGGGGCTGA
- a CDS encoding CaiB/BaiF CoA transferase family protein — protein MLSGIKVVEICGIGPGPFCAMHLADLGADVIAVERGASTSITGEANAASNPLNRGKRSMVADLKTAEGREQVLKLIERADVLIEGMRPGVMERLGLGPEQCQARNPALVYGRMTGWGQHGPLANAAGHDNNYIALSGALYHSGTAGEAPSSPITLIGDIGGGALYLAIGVLAGVLKARQTGQGSVVDAAIVDGSAHMMQLMMSLGSRGLLDEQRGKSVHDGSHFYATYRCADDRYVAVGSMEPQFYALLLNKLGLQDDPRFARQWDAKQWPVMREAFAELFASQPRQHWCDLLEGTDACFAPVLSPREAARHPHMVERDVYFERDGLLQAHPAPRFDGQVVTPGPIPTRGAHTDEVLNALQSGNLARLWAR, from the coding sequence ATGCTGTCAGGCATCAAAGTTGTCGAGATCTGCGGTATCGGCCCGGGGCCGTTCTGCGCCATGCACCTGGCGGACCTGGGTGCTGATGTGATTGCGGTGGAGCGGGGCGCATCGACCTCGATCACCGGCGAGGCCAATGCCGCCAGCAACCCGCTCAACCGAGGCAAGCGCTCGATGGTGGCCGACCTCAAGACCGCCGAAGGCCGTGAGCAGGTGCTCAAGTTGATCGAAAGAGCCGACGTGCTGATCGAGGGCATGCGCCCCGGTGTGATGGAGCGCCTGGGCCTGGGCCCGGAGCAGTGCCAGGCGCGCAACCCGGCGCTGGTATACGGGCGCATGACCGGCTGGGGCCAACACGGGCCGCTGGCCAACGCTGCCGGCCACGACAATAACTACATCGCCTTGTCGGGCGCGCTGTACCACAGCGGTACGGCCGGGGAGGCGCCGTCGTCGCCCATCACCCTGATCGGCGATATCGGCGGTGGCGCGCTGTACCTGGCCATCGGTGTGCTGGCCGGGGTCCTCAAGGCGCGCCAGACCGGGCAGGGCAGTGTGGTAGATGCCGCCATCGTCGATGGCTCGGCGCACATGATGCAACTGATGATGTCGCTGGGCAGCCGCGGCCTGCTCGATGAGCAACGTGGCAAGAGCGTCCACGATGGCTCGCATTTCTACGCCACCTACCGCTGCGCCGATGACCGCTACGTCGCTGTGGGCTCGATGGAGCCGCAGTTCTACGCGCTGCTGCTGAACAAACTCGGCCTGCAGGATGACCCGCGTTTCGCCCGCCAATGGGATGCCAAGCAGTGGCCGGTCATGCGCGAAGCCTTTGCCGAACTGTTCGCCAGCCAGCCGCGCCAGCACTGGTGCGACCTGCTCGAAGGCACCGACGCCTGCTTTGCCCCGGTGCTCAGCCCCCGTGAAGCGGCCCGGCACCCGCACATGGTCGAGCGCGACGTCTACTTCGAGCGCGACGGCCTGCTGCAGGCGCACCCGGCCCCGCGCTTTGACGGGCAGGTGGTTACCCCAGGGCCGATTCCCACCCGGGGTGCGCATACTGATGAGGTATTGAACGCACTCCAGAGCGGCAACCTGGCCAGGCTCTGGGCGCGCTGA
- a CDS encoding IclR family transcriptional regulator — MNDKHTPVSKGDWHTPAKHYLADEFADDRQFASTLARGLEILHCFTARDTQLGNAELVARTGMPKATISRFTYTLVRLGYLRINRMNNKYQLGSAVLALGYPLLASLNIRQIARPFMKELADYIRGSVSLGMRDRLSVVYLESSRSAAPMSHPPDVGLSYPIVRTAMGRAIIAAAGREERTALLNEIKVRTPEDWSAFHVRIEESIQEFQTRGFCVSYGDLRKEIHAVAVPMRAMGDGEILVFNCGIPSFMLSEGQLIKDVGPRLVSMVRSIEGMMGIY; from the coding sequence ATGAACGATAAACACACACCGGTATCGAAGGGCGACTGGCACACCCCGGCCAAGCACTACCTGGCCGACGAATTCGCCGATGACCGACAGTTTGCCTCCACCCTGGCCCGTGGCCTTGAAATCCTGCACTGCTTCACCGCACGCGATACCCAACTGGGCAACGCCGAGCTGGTCGCCCGCACCGGCATGCCCAAGGCGACCATCTCGCGCTTCACCTACACCCTGGTGCGCCTGGGCTACCTGCGCATCAACCGCATGAACAACAAATACCAACTGGGCTCGGCGGTCCTCGCCCTGGGCTACCCGTTGCTGGCCAGCCTCAACATCCGCCAGATCGCCAGGCCCTTCATGAAGGAACTGGCCGACTACATTCGCGGGTCGGTGTCGCTGGGCATGCGCGACCGCCTCAGCGTGGTGTACCTGGAAAGCAGCCGCAGCGCCGCGCCCATGAGCCATCCGCCGGACGTCGGCCTGAGCTACCCCATCGTGCGCACAGCCATGGGCCGGGCGATCATCGCCGCCGCCGGGCGTGAGGAACGCACGGCATTACTCAATGAAATCAAAGTCAGGACCCCTGAGGACTGGAGCGCCTTCCACGTCCGGATCGAAGAAAGCATCCAGGAGTTTCAAACGCGGGGGTTTTGCGTGTCATACGGCGACCTGCGCAAAGAAATCCACGCCGTGGCCGTACCCATGCGGGCCATGGGTGATGGCGAGATCCTGGTGTTCAACTGCGGTATTCCCTCATTCATGCTCAGCGAGGGGCAATTGATCAAAGACGTGGGGCCACGGCTGGTGTCGATGGTGCGCAGCATCGAAGGGATGATGGGGATCTACTAG
- a CDS encoding acyl-CoA dehydrogenase family protein — MVRNQQAFDAFLSDVRTFVRNEVFAREAEIERLDEVPADLVQTLREKGYFGWSIPQDYGGAGLSTEELVLGALELSQAAVAVRARVGTNTGIGAEGIVVDGTEAQKQQYLPRLASGEWTGCLAVTEPEAGSEATNVQTTARREGDSYILNGSKCYITNAPLADVFTVTARTEPGSKGAKGVSAFIVERGMPGLSTGAPYRKMGQAGSPVGEVHFNECRVPAANLIGGVEGNGFRTVMKTLNKQRIHLAALSTGPAMRMLEMAVAHTTARAQFGQPVANFQLVQALIADCRTEIFAARSMILETARKRDRGEDVVLEASMCKYFATEMCGRVADRCVQMFGGAGYVANHSEIERWYRDVRLFRLYEGTSQIHQLNIAKQVLAAHR, encoded by the coding sequence ATGGTACGCAATCAGCAGGCGTTCGACGCTTTCTTGAGCGACGTGCGCACATTTGTACGTAATGAGGTATTTGCCCGGGAAGCCGAGATCGAGCGCCTGGACGAGGTGCCGGCCGACCTGGTGCAGACGCTGCGCGAGAAAGGCTATTTCGGCTGGAGCATCCCGCAGGATTACGGCGGCGCAGGCCTGAGCACCGAAGAGCTGGTGTTGGGGGCGCTGGAGCTGTCCCAGGCGGCGGTGGCGGTGCGGGCGCGAGTCGGCACCAACACCGGGATCGGTGCCGAAGGCATCGTGGTCGACGGTACCGAGGCGCAAAAGCAGCAGTACCTGCCGCGCCTGGCCAGCGGTGAATGGACCGGTTGCCTGGCGGTCACCGAGCCTGAAGCCGGTTCCGAAGCCACCAACGTGCAAACCACTGCCCGGCGCGAGGGCGACAGCTACATCCTCAATGGCAGCAAGTGCTACATCACCAACGCTCCCCTAGCCGACGTGTTCACCGTGACCGCCCGTACCGAGCCAGGCAGCAAGGGTGCCAAGGGGGTGTCGGCGTTCATTGTCGAGCGCGGCATGCCCGGGCTCAGCACCGGTGCGCCGTATCGCAAGATGGGCCAGGCCGGCTCCCCGGTCGGCGAAGTCCATTTCAATGAATGCCGGGTGCCGGCGGCCAACCTGATTGGCGGTGTCGAAGGCAACGGCTTCAGGACCGTGATGAAAACCCTCAACAAACAACGTATCCACCTGGCCGCCCTGTCCACGGGGCCGGCCATGCGGATGCTGGAGATGGCGGTCGCGCACACCACCGCGCGCGCCCAGTTTGGCCAGCCGGTGGCGAATTTCCAGTTGGTCCAGGCCTTGATCGCCGACTGCCGCACCGAGATCTTTGCCGCCCGCAGCATGATTCTGGAAACCGCCCGCAAGCGTGATCGGGGCGAAGACGTGGTGCTTGAAGCCTCGATGTGCAAGTACTTCGCCACCGAGATGTGTGGGCGGGTCGCCGACCGCTGTGTGCAGATGTTCGGGGGCGCAGGTTATGTGGCTAACCACAGTGAGATCGAGCGCTGGTATCGCGATGTACGGCTGTTCCGCCTGTACGAGGGCACCAGCCAGATCCACCAGCTGAACATCGCCAAGCAGGTGCTTGCCGCGCACCGCTGA
- a CDS encoding acetate--CoA ligase family protein encodes MSTFDLFFTPRSVAVIGASQDLASISGQPIAHLKAKGFAGQVLPVNPRYDEVAGYRCYPDVASLPVTPDVAVIAVGAKRVPDALQALGSKGCRFAVILSSGFAEAGEQGAEAQRALTAIARSYGMQVIGPNCQGYMNISAGIHVGFGAPYGLTYPKGHLSLTSQSGAFGNSIVMLASQEGIGFRHYVSTGNESVTTSLDFMDAMIDDPETRVIAGYVEGFQDARRLLGIGRRALIAGKPMLIWKVGTSEAGARAAASHTANLGGSMALYRAAFRQSGIIEVNDVGDLADCAKALLPGRLPKGKRLAVVTISGGAGIAMADGAAHGGLVLPELAPATVTALKEVLPSFAAVANPLDVTASLLTDASLLRVTLEQLADDPNVDMIGLALAAASGALATELANEIVRIRDERGIPVLVAWNADPATVQAAYDILDAAGIPRYQSPVRCARGASALWAFAEARGRVAQVMDESPLQLTAAPMRALLGARRSDLTEFEAKKVVAAYGIGVTQEALASNADEASRIAQAMQRPVVMKIQSADIPHKTEAGGVRVGVQGSAQVRAAFAEILGNARSYAPEARIDGVLVQEMVSGGTELILGINNDPLFGPAVMVGFGGIFAEVMKDVSFRLAPITRSEAHAMLRELRSFPILDGARGRPKADVEAVVDTLMRVSAMAVDLAGVLQEFDINPLFVLKQGEGVRAGDALAKPLLPAGEASAHHQPSEDALAHP; translated from the coding sequence ATGTCTACGTTCGATTTGTTCTTCACGCCGCGTTCGGTTGCCGTGATCGGTGCCTCGCAAGACCTTGCATCCATCAGCGGCCAACCCATTGCCCACCTCAAGGCCAAGGGCTTTGCGGGCCAGGTATTGCCGGTCAACCCTCGCTACGACGAGGTCGCCGGGTATCGTTGCTACCCCGACGTCGCCTCGCTGCCCGTCACCCCCGACGTGGCGGTGATTGCCGTTGGCGCCAAGCGCGTGCCCGACGCCTTGCAGGCCCTGGGCAGCAAGGGCTGCCGCTTTGCGGTGATTCTGTCATCCGGTTTTGCCGAGGCAGGCGAGCAGGGCGCCGAGGCACAACGTGCCCTCACCGCCATCGCCCGCTCGTACGGCATGCAGGTGATCGGCCCCAACTGCCAGGGCTACATGAACATCAGCGCGGGTATTCATGTGGGCTTTGGCGCGCCGTATGGGCTGACCTACCCCAAGGGCCACCTGAGCCTTACGTCGCAAAGCGGGGCATTCGGCAACTCCATCGTCATGCTGGCCAGTCAGGAAGGCATAGGGTTCAGGCACTACGTGTCCACCGGCAACGAATCGGTGACCACCTCGCTGGACTTCATGGACGCCATGATCGACGACCCCGAGACCCGCGTGATCGCCGGCTACGTGGAGGGCTTCCAGGACGCCCGACGCTTGCTGGGGATTGGCCGCCGTGCCTTGATCGCGGGCAAGCCGATGCTGATCTGGAAGGTTGGCACCTCGGAAGCCGGTGCCCGCGCGGCGGCGTCGCACACGGCCAACCTGGGTGGCTCGATGGCGCTGTACCGCGCCGCCTTCCGGCAAAGCGGCATTATCGAAGTCAATGACGTGGGCGACCTGGCCGATTGTGCCAAGGCGCTGCTGCCGGGCCGCTTGCCCAAGGGCAAGCGTCTGGCAGTGGTCACTATCTCTGGCGGTGCCGGTATTGCCATGGCCGACGGCGCGGCCCACGGGGGCCTGGTGTTGCCTGAGCTGGCGCCAGCGACGGTGACGGCACTCAAGGAGGTGCTGCCGTCGTTCGCTGCGGTCGCCAACCCGCTGGATGTGACGGCAAGCCTGTTGACCGATGCAAGCCTGCTGCGGGTGACCCTGGAGCAACTGGCCGATGACCCCAACGTCGACATGATCGGCCTGGCCCTGGCGGCGGCCAGCGGTGCGCTGGCCACCGAGCTTGCCAACGAGATTGTGCGCATTCGCGACGAGCGCGGCATACCGGTGCTGGTGGCCTGGAACGCCGACCCTGCCACGGTGCAGGCGGCGTACGACATTCTCGATGCCGCAGGCATTCCCCGCTATCAGTCGCCGGTACGCTGCGCACGTGGCGCCAGTGCCTTGTGGGCGTTTGCCGAGGCCCGCGGGCGCGTGGCGCAGGTCATGGACGAGTCGCCTTTGCAACTGACGGCCGCGCCGATGCGTGCTCTGCTCGGCGCACGCCGCAGCGACCTCACCGAGTTTGAAGCCAAGAAAGTAGTGGCGGCCTATGGCATCGGCGTGACTCAGGAGGCGCTGGCCAGCAATGCCGATGAGGCCTCGCGCATTGCCCAGGCCATGCAGCGGCCAGTGGTGATGAAGATCCAGTCGGCCGACATCCCGCACAAGACCGAAGCCGGTGGCGTGCGCGTCGGTGTCCAGGGCAGCGCGCAGGTGAGGGCAGCGTTTGCAGAAATCCTCGGCAACGCCCGCTCTTATGCCCCTGAGGCGCGTATCGACGGCGTACTGGTGCAGGAAATGGTCAGCGGCGGCACCGAACTGATCCTTGGGATCAACAACGATCCCTTGTTCGGGCCGGCGGTGATGGTAGGGTTTGGCGGCATTTTTGCGGAGGTGATGAAGGATGTCAGCTTCCGCCTGGCGCCGATCACCCGCAGTGAGGCGCACGCGATGCTGCGCGAGTTGCGTTCGTTCCCGATCCTGGATGGCGCCCGTGGCCGGCCCAAGGCCGATGTCGAGGCTGTGGTCGATACCTTGATGCGCGTATCGGCCATGGCCGTAGACTTGGCCGGGGTGCTGCAGGAATTCGACATCAATCCATTGTTCGTGCTCAAGCAAGGCGAGGGCGTGAGGGCAGGGGACGCGTTGGCCAAGCCGCTGTTGCCTGCTGGCGAAGCGTCTGCCCATCACCAGCCGAGCGAGGACGCACTCGCCCACCCGTGA